One Alnus glutinosa chromosome 3, dhAlnGlut1.1, whole genome shotgun sequence genomic region harbors:
- the LOC133864455 gene encoding disease resistance protein Pik-1-like encodes MKQIVVLRVSMDGQKSFFCIMAGQEARTKAMKIAVSVPGVEAASLKGNDKDQIEVKGEGIDTVKLTKLIRKKVGHADIVSVAEEKKEDKKEEKKEDKKDGAAVQVVWPYASGVPNYHPIYHEMNQEYPYNPSCSIM; translated from the exons ATGAAG CAAATTGTGGTGCTCAGGGTGTCCATGGATGGGCAGAAGTCTTTTTTCTGTATTATGGCCGGACAGGAGGCCCGCACCAAAGCCATGAAGATTGCAGTTAGCGTTCCag GGGTGGAAGCAGCAAGTTTGAAAGGGAACGACAAGGACCAGATAGAGGTGAAAGGGGAAGGGATTGACACCGTCAAACTTACGAAGTTGATCCGGAAGAAAGTGGGGCATGCAGATATAGTAAGCGTGgcggaagagaagaaagaagataagaaagaagagaagaaagaagataaaaaggATGGGGCGGCAGTGCAAGTGGTGTGGCCGTACGCGAGTGGTGTGCCTAATTACCACCCAATCTATCACGAGATGAACCAGGAGTACCCCTACAATCCTTCCTGCTCCATCATGtga